The nucleotide sequence ACTTCGGAGCAATCAAGGAACGCAGGAGGATTTGCTGGCGGCGCAGTCGGACCTGTGGCGTATCGAAACTGAAATTCTCTCGGCGAAGCAGTTGCTTGATGAAGCCCGCTTCGACCTCAATTCTCTTCGCGGGGCGGATATCAATACCGAAATTGGCACAATAGAATCGCCCGAGTTCGCGATTATCCCGGATAGCGCCGAGACGTGGCTGGCGCAGGCGGAAGAGAATTACCCACCGCTGCGGAGGCTGGCATATCTCTCGGAATCATATCAATTTTCGGCGAAAGCGGCGAACCGGATGCGCTGGCCGATGCTTAATCTTTCCGGCAGTTACGGTTTCCGCGCCGACAGCGAAATGGAAAAGCGAGACAATATGATTGGGGTGCAGGCGACACTATCGCTTCCAATATTTTCGCGCCGTCAGCAAGGAAAAATGTCGGAGTCTATGAAAGCGATGAGCGAGAGTGTCGATTCGGAAGCCCGTCAGTTGCGCAAAGATATCGAGGCGCGGCTTCGTTCATTATTACACCGCGCGCAACGATTGCAGGAATCATTAAGAATCTACCGAGAGATGATAATACCAACTTCGGAGCAGGCGCTCAAGAGCGCCTTTGCGGGATACGCCGCGAACCGCTCGTCATTCCAGACGTTATTGAATTATGCCTCAGCCATCTATCGGGATAAGATAG is from Candidatus Zixiibacteriota bacterium and encodes:
- a CDS encoding TolC family protein; this encodes MKSVLIIIAMILPGLVSAADSLTLNRVVTEVLAHNDRVAAARLMEKSAREKAASAGAWNDPMLMLGVQNLPTSLDFKEDMMTMKMLGLSQDIPYSGYKGLESKAAKAEAEAEGKTREEVEREMVVAARMAYYNFYYQNEILKELEGQRQIAEQVAEAASAKLRSNQGTQEDLLAAQSDLWRIETEILSAKQLLDEARFDLNSLRGADINTEIGTIESPEFAIIPDSAETWLAQAEENYPPLRRLAYLSESYQFSAKAANRMRWPMLNLSGSYGFRADSEMEKRDNMIGVQATLSLPIFSRRQQGKMSESMKAMSESVDSEARQLRKDIEARLRSLLHRAQRLQESLRIYREMIIPTSEQALKSAFAGYAANRSSFQTLLNYASAIYRDKIVVHQIANELASTMAEAEKYFVEVGGER